Proteins co-encoded in one Candidatus Bealeia paramacronuclearis genomic window:
- a CDS encoding Smr/MutS family protein, with translation MKDSKPPYKRPEDKSWDAFLKGVTPLKPQNQIPFALAKTVPVKKTSAPLSTAFEFEREVKPLPKVSRKDIKRVHLEGRLDLHGLTQGQGYAALLKFVEGAVAHEKKTVLVITGKGALENPETLNKLLPRWCETNPLSQLVKSIAHAKVEHGGRGAYYVFLRKLK, from the coding sequence TTGAAGGACTCAAAGCCCCCCTATAAAAGACCTGAGGACAAAAGTTGGGATGCGTTTTTAAAAGGTGTAACTCCTCTAAAACCTCAAAATCAAATTCCTTTTGCTTTGGCAAAAACCGTGCCTGTTAAAAAGACGTCTGCCCCTTTATCAACTGCTTTTGAATTTGAACGTGAGGTGAAACCTCTTCCTAAAGTTTCGAGAAAAGATATCAAACGCGTTCATCTGGAGGGACGTCTGGATCTTCATGGACTTACGCAAGGGCAAGGCTATGCAGCTCTCCTTAAATTTGTTGAGGGCGCTGTGGCTCATGAGAAAAAAACGGTTCTTGTCATTACCGGCAAGGGCGCCCTTGAAAATCCAGAAACGTTAAATAAACTTCTGCCGCGTTGGTGCGAAACGAATCCTTTGAGTCAATTGGTTAAAAGCATCGCTCACGCCAAAGTGGAGCATGGCGGTAGAGGTGCCTATTACGTTTTTTTAAGAAAGTTAAAATAG
- a CDS encoding lytic transglycosylase domain-containing protein produces MQGTKMTTAIESTVKVVLGFTVLWFIFVWVALIDNAEAVQRVTALSWRFAGPKIITPQSYDRMKSAVSGTSCEDYVASAELRHGIPEDLLQAVAKVESGKSDGKGQVVAWPWTVNVEGKGYSYPSKQAAIDAVKKFQAEGKKSIDVGCMQVNLLYHPKAFPTLSAAFDPHHNVEYAARFLKGLRNDQSNWHQAVAHYHSANPEHHIPYRQKVMSQWNKEKKIANKAPQDLRLVQAESVASQGKTHRLNDRKSYMGLEKNTNLQNGNVRKVTRAGTGRRSIAAQRQAMAPRIIRASDANLSTAKRVGRISRAVAKSH; encoded by the coding sequence TAGAATCCACCGTGAAAGTCGTTTTAGGATTTACCGTCCTTTGGTTTATTTTTGTTTGGGTGGCCTTGATCGATAATGCTGAAGCCGTTCAACGTGTAACGGCTTTAAGCTGGCGCTTTGCAGGTCCTAAAATTATTACCCCTCAAAGTTATGATCGGATGAAAAGTGCTGTCTCAGGCACTTCGTGTGAAGATTATGTAGCTTCAGCGGAACTTCGTCATGGCATTCCTGAAGATCTTCTTCAAGCGGTGGCGAAGGTTGAGTCAGGCAAGTCTGATGGAAAGGGTCAAGTGGTGGCATGGCCTTGGACGGTGAATGTTGAAGGCAAGGGATATTCCTACCCTTCAAAACAAGCCGCTATTGATGCCGTTAAAAAATTCCAAGCAGAAGGCAAAAAAAGCATTGATGTGGGATGCATGCAGGTAAATCTTCTTTATCATCCCAAGGCTTTTCCAACGTTATCTGCGGCCTTTGATCCTCATCATAATGTGGAATATGCGGCCCGTTTTTTAAAAGGATTGAGGAATGATCAATCGAATTGGCACCAGGCCGTGGCCCACTATCACTCTGCAAATCCAGAGCATCATATTCCTTATCGTCAAAAAGTGATGAGTCAGTGGAATAAAGAAAAGAAGATTGCCAACAAAGCTCCTCAAGATCTGCGTCTCGTCCAAGCTGAGTCGGTAGCCTCTCAAGGTAAAACTCATCGCTTGAATGATCGTAAATCTTATATGGGACTTGAGAAAAATACCAATTTGCAAAATGGAAATGTTCGTAAAGTTACCCGCGCAGGCACAGGGCGAAGGTCTATTGCGGCACAAAGGCAGGCTATGGCGCCACGCATTATTCGGGCGAGTGATGCGAATCTCTCTACTGCTAAGCGTGTGGGAAGAATCTCTCGCGCTGTGGCCAAGAGTCATTAG